From Vitis vinifera cultivar Pinot Noir 40024 chromosome 14, ASM3070453v1, a single genomic window includes:
- the LOC104881433 gene encoding uncharacterized protein LOC104881433 isoform X2, whose amino-acid sequence MTEIVSAVVAKVSEYLVAPIGRQLSYLFCYRSHLDDLNKEVQELGHVKDDLQITVDEAKRRGDEIRPSVEDWQTRADKKTREAKTFMEDEKNRTKSCFNGWCPNLMSRYQLGREANKKAQVIAEIREHRNFPDGVSYSAPAPNVTYKNDDPFESRTSILNEIMDALRDDKNSMIGVRGMGGVGKTTLVEQVAARAKQQKLFDRVVMAYVSQTVDLKKIQAQIADALGLKFEEESETGRAGRLSQRLTQEKKLLIILDDLWAGLNLKDVGIPSDHKGLKMVLTSRELDVLSNEMGTQENFVVEHLPPGEAWSLFKKLTSDSIEKPDLQPTAEEVLKKCGGLPIAIVTVAKALKGKDPTAWRDALRQLTRSIETTVKGIEAKIFLTLELSYNYLYGEEVKSLFLLCGLMDYGDTPIDNLFKYVVGLDLFQNINALEEARDRLHTLINDLKASSLLLESNYDAYVRMHDVVRQVARAIASKDPHRFVVREDDRLEEWSKTDESKSCTFISLNCRAAHELPKCLVCPQLKFCLLRSNNPSLNVPNTFFEGMKGLKVLDWSWMRLTTLPSSLDSLANLQTLCLDWWPLVDIAMIGKLTKLQILSLKGSQIQQLPNEMVQLTNLRLLDLNDYRNLEVIPRNILSSLSRLERLYMRSNFKRWAIEGESNVFLSELNHLSHLTILELNIHIPDIKLLPKEYTFFEKLTKYSIFIGDWRSHEYCKTSRTLKLNEVDRSLYVGDGIGKLFKKTEELALRKLIGTKSIPYELDEGFCKLKHLHVSASPEIQYVIDSKDQRVQQHGAFPSLESLILDELINLEEVCCGPIPVKFFDNLKTLDVEKCHGLKFLFLLSMARGLLQLEKIKIKSCNVIQQIVVYERESEIKEDDHVETNLQPFPKLRYLELEDLPELMNFGYFDSELEMTSQGMCSQGNLDIHMPFFSYKVSFPLNLEKLVLKRLPKLMEMDVGNLPNLKILWLEELCLLSKVSFPLNLEKLVLKRLPKLMEMDVGNLPNLRILRVEELCLLSKVSFPLDLDELVLERLPKLMEMDVGNLPNLRILRVEELCLLSKVSFPLNLDELVLERLPKLMEMDVGNLPNLSILRVEELCLLSKVSFPLNLDELVLERLPKLMEMDVGNLPNLSILRVEELCLLSKVSFPLNLDELVLERLPKLMEMDVGNLSNLRILRVEELCLWSKVSFPLNLDELVLERLPKLMEMDVGNLPNLRILRVEELCLLSKVSLSPNLEEIVLKSLPKLEEIDFGILPKLKILKVEKLPQLVLSSSMFKNFHNLKELRIIDCGKEDIRGVNTSINDEVLFNEKASFLESRPSTLNDIMDALRDDNINLIGVWGMAGVGKTTLLKQVAQQAKQQWLFTKQAYMDVSWTRDSDKRQEGIAELQQEIENALELSLWEEDESKKADELKQELMKEGKILIILDDIWTEIDLEKVGIPCKGDETQCKIVLASRDGDLLCKDMGAQRCFPVEHLPPEESWSLFKKTVGDSVEENLELRPIAIQVVKECEGLPIAIVTIAKALKDETVAVWKNALEQLRSCAPTNIRAVDKKVYSCLEWSYTHLKGDDVKSLFLLCGMLGYGDISLDLLLRYGMGLDLFDRIDSLEQARNRLLALVEILKASGLLLDSHEDTHMFDEEIDSSLLFMDADNKFVRMHSVVREVARAIASKDPHPFVVREDVGLEEWSETDESKRCAFISLHCKAVHDLPQELVWPELQFFLLQNNNPLLNIPNTFFEGMKKLKVLDLSRMHFTTLPSSLDSLANLRTLRLDRCELGDIALIGKLTKLEVLSLKCSTIQQLPNEMSRLTNLRLLDLNHCQKLEVIPRNILSSLSRLECLYMKSRFTQWATEGESNACLSELNHLSHLTTLEIYIPDAKLLPKDILFEKLTRYRIFIGTRGWLRTKRALKLWKVNRSLHLGDGMSKLLERSEELGFSQLSGTKYVLHPSDRESFLELKHLEVGDSPEIQYIMDSKNQQLLQHGAFPLLKSLILQNLKNFEEVWHGPIPIGSFGNLKTLKVRFCPKLKFLLLLSTARGLSQLEEMTIEYCDAMQQIIAYERESEIKEDGHAGTNLQLFPKLRTLILHDLPQLINFSSELETTSSTSLSTNARSENSFFSHKVHWISFYVLLYLR is encoded by the exons ATGACAGAGATCGTTAGTGCCGTTGTTGCAAAAGTTTCAGAGTACTTGGTTGCTCCAATTGGACGCCAGCTTAGTTATCTGTTTTGCTACCGCAGCCACTTGGATGATCTCAACAAGGAGGTTCAGGAGTTGGGGCATGTAAAGGATGACCTTCAGATAACTGTCGATGAAGCTAAGAGAAGAGGGGATGAAATCAGACCTAGTGTTGAAGACTGGCAGACTCGGGCAGACAAGAAGACACGGGAGGCAAAGACATTCATGGAAGATGAAAAGAACAGAACCAAGAGCTGTTTCAATGGGTGGTGTCCTAATCTCATGTCACGTTACCAGCTAGGCAGAGAAGCAAACAAGAAGGCGCAGGTTATTGCTGAAATCAGAGAACACCGCAATTTCCCCGATGGCGTATCATATAGTGCCCCCGCCCCGAACGTGACTTATAAAAATGATGACCCTTTTGAATCAAGAACATcaattttgaatgaaataatGGATGCATTGAGAGATGATAAGAACAGCATGATTGGGGTAAGGGGAATGGGCGGTGTGGGCAAAACCACGCTGGTAGAACAAGTAGCTGCACGAGCTAAGCAACAGAAGTTATTTGACAGAGTAGTGATGGCATATGTATCCCAAACTGTGGACTTGAAGAAAATCCAAGCACAGATTGCAGATGCGTTAGGTTTGAAATTTGAGGAGGAGAGCGAAACCGGAAGAGCAGGGCGGCTTAGTCAGAGGTTGACACAAGAGAAGAAGCTTCTCATAATTTTAGATGATCTTTGGGCGGGCCTTAATTTGAAGGACGTAGGGATTCCTTCGGATCATAAAGGGTTGAAAATGGTGCTGACTTCTAGAGAGCTTGACGTTTTGTCTAATGAGATGGGCACCCAAGAGAATTTTGTAGTTGAACATTTGCCGCCAGGAGAAGCATggagtttatttaaaaaattgacaagtGATTCAATTGAGAAACCTGATTTGCAACCTACAGCAGAGGAGGTGCTTAAAAAATGCGGGGGTTTGCCTATTGCAATTGTTACAGTTGCAAAGGCATTAAAAGGGAAGGATCCGACTGCATGGAGGGATGCCCTACGACAACTCACACGATCTATTGAGACCACTGTTAAAGGAATTGAAGCAAAAATCTTCCTCACTCTAGAGTTGAGCTACAATTATTTATATGGTGAGGAAGTTAAGTCATTGTTCTTGCTTTGCGGTTTGATGGATTATGGGGATACTCCAATTGATAACTTGTTCAAATATGTTGTGGGCCTCGATTTGTTTCAAAACATCAATGCATTGGAAGAAGCCAGGGATAGACTGCATACGTTGATCAACGACCTCAAAGCCTCAAGTTTATTGCTAGAAAGTAACTATGATGCTTATGTCAGAATGCATGACGTTGTTCGTCAAGTCGCCAGAGCAATTGCATCCAAGGACCCTCATCGATTTGTAGTAAGGGAAGACGATCGATTGGAAGAATGGTCAAAGACTGATGAATCCAAAAGCTGCACTTTCATCTCTTTGAATTGCAGAGCCGCCCATGAGCTTCCTAAATGCTTGGTATGTCCCCAACTTAAATTTTGTCTATTGCGCAGCAACAATCCTTCTTTGAATGTCCCGAACACATTTTTCGAAGGGATGAAAGGACTCAAAGTTTTAGATTGGTCCTGGATGCGTTTAACAACACTACCTTCATCACTTGATTCCCTTGCAAATCTCCAAACATTGTGTCTAGATTGGTGGCCGTTGGTAGACATTGCTATGATTGGAAAGCTAACGAAACTACAAATTCTTAGCTTGAAGGGTTCTCAAATCCAACAATTGCCTAATGAAATGGTGCAATTGACCAATCTAAGGCTGTTGGACTTGAACGACTACAGGAACCTTGAAGTTATCCCACGGAATATCTTATCAAGTTTGTCTCGATTAGAACGTTTATACATGAGATCTAATTTTAAAAGATGGGCGATTGAAGGTGAAAGCAATGTTTTTTTATCTGAGCTAAATCATTTGTCTCATTTGACAATTTTAGAGTTGAATATACATATACCAGATATCAAGTTGCTACCAAAAGAATACACGTTCTTCGAGAAGCTAACAAAGTATTCAATATTTATAGGCGATTGGAGGTCCCACGAATATTGTAAAACATCAAGAACATTAAAGCTCAATGAGGTTGATAGAAGCTTATATGTGGGAGATGGAATTGGCAAGTTATTTAAGAAGACTGAAGAACTAGCGTTGAGGAAATTGATTGGTACTAAAAGTATTCCCTATGAATTAGATGAGGGTTTTTGTAAGCTGAAGCATCTTCACGTTAGTGCAAGTCCAGAGATTCAATATGTCATTGATTCGAAGGATCAACGAGTTCAACAACATGGTGCGTTTCCTTCATTAGAGTCGTTGATTCTTGATGAGTTGATTAACTTGGAAGAAGTGTGTTGTGGCCCAATTCCAGTAAAGTTTTTTGATAACTTAAAAACTCTGGATGTGGAGAAATGTCATGGATTgaaatttctctttttacttTCCATGGCTAGAGGCCTTCTGcaacttgaaaaaataaagataaaaagttGCAATGTCATACAACAAATAGTTGTCTATGAAAGAGAATCAGAAATAAAAGAAGATGACCATGTTGAGACCAACTTACAACCATTCCCTAAATTACGATATTTGGAACTTGAGGATCTACCAGAGCTCATGAACTTTGGCTACTTCGACTCTGAGTTGGAAATGACATCACAAGGAATGTGTTCCCAAGGCAATCTTGATATTCACATGCCGTTTTTCAGTTATAAG GTTTCATTCCCTCTTAATTTGGAGAAGTTGGTTCTAAAAAGACTTCCCAAGTTGATGGAGATGGATGTTGGGAACCTTCCAAACTTAAAAATCCTATGGTTAGAAGAACTATGTCTTTTGTCTAAG GTTTCATTCCCTCTTAATTTGGAGAAGTTGGTTCTAAAAAGACTTCCCAAGTTGATGGAGATGGATGTTGGGAACCTTCCAAACTTAAGAATCCTACGGGTAGAAGAACTATGTCTTTTGTCTAAG GTTTCATTCCCTCTTGATTTGGACGAGTTGGTTCTAGAACGACTTCCCAAGTTGATGGAGATGGATGTTGGGAACCTTCCAAACTTAAGAATCCTACGGGTAGAAGAACTATGTCTTTTGTCTAAG GTTTCATTCCCTCTTAATTTGGACGAGTTGGTTCTAGAACGACTTCCCAAGTTGATGGAGATGGATGTTGGGAACCTTCCAAACTTAAGTATCCTACGGGTAGAAGAACTATGTCTTTTGTCTAAG GTTTCATTCCCTCTTAATTTGGACGAGTTGGTTCTAGAACGACTTCCCAAGTTGATGGAGATGGATGTTGGGAACCTTCCAAACTTAAGTATCCTACGGGTAGAAGAACTATGTCTTTTGTCTAAG GTTTCATTCCCTCTTAATTTGGACGAGTTGGTTCTAGAACGACTTCCCAAGTTGATGGAGATGGATGTTGGGAACCTTTCAAACTTAAGAATCCTACGGGTAGAAGAACTATGTCTTTGGTCTAAG GTTTCATTCCCTCTTAATTTGGACGAGTTGGTTCTAGAACGACTTCCCAAGTTGATGGAGATGGATGTTGGGAACCTTCCAAACTTAAGAATCCTACGGGTAGAAGAACTATGTCTTTTGTCTAAG GTTTCACTTTCTCCTAATTTGGAGGAGATAGTTCTAAAAAGTCTTCCAAAATTGGAGGAGATAGATTTTGGGATCCTCCCAAAGTTAAAAATCCTAAAGGTTGAGAAACTACCTCAATTAGTTTTGTCTTCTTCAATGTTCAAGAATTTTCACAATCTCAAAGAGTTACGTATCATTGATTGTGGGAAGGAAGACATAAGAGGTGTCAATACTTCTATTAATGATGAAGTGCTCTTCAATGAAAAG GCTTCATTCCTAGAATCAAGACCCTCCACTCTGAACGATATTATGGATGCCTTAAGAGACGACAATATCAACTTGATTGGAGTATGGGGCATGGCCGGTGTGGGCAAAACAACACTGCTGAAACAAGTGGCTCAACAAGCTAAGCAACAGTGGTTGTTCACCAAACAAGCCTATATGGATGTATCCTGGACTCGAGACTCGGATAAACGTCAAGAAGGAATTGCGGAACTTCAACAAGAAATTGAGAACGCGTTGGAGTTGTCACTTTGGGAGGAGGATGAATCTAAAAAAGCGGATGAACTGAAGCAGGAACTGATGAAAGAAGGGAAGATCCTTATTATCTTAGATGATATTTGGACGGAAATTGATTTGGAGAAAGTAGGAATTCCTTGTAAAGGTGATGAGACACAATGCAAAATAGTGTTGGCTTCGAGAGATGGAGACCTATTATGCAAAGACATGGGCGCACAAAGATGTTTTCCAGTGGAACATTTACCACCAGAAGAATCTTGGAGTCTTTTTAAGAAGACAGTAGGTGATTCCGTGGAGGAGAATCTTGAACTGCGACCCATAGCCATTCAAGTAGTTAAAGAATGTGAGGGTCTACCAATTGCAATTGTAACAATTGCCAAGGCATTAAAAGATGAGACCGTGGCTGTATGGAAGAATGCCTTGGAACAACTTAGGAGTTGTGCACCAACAAACATTAGAGCAGTGGATAAGAAAGTTTACTCATGTCTGGAGTGGAGCTACACCCATTTGAAGGGTGATGACGTTAAGTCATTGTTCTTACTTTGTGGGATGCTGGGCTATGGTGATATTTCATTAGATCTCTTGTTACGATATGGTATGGGTCTGGATTTGTTTGACCGCATCGACTCATTGGAGCAAGCAAGAAATAGACTACTTGCATTGGTGGAAATCCTCAAAGCCTCAGGCTTGTTACTTGACAGTCATGAAGATACACACATGTTTGATGAAGAAATAGATTCAAGTTTGCTTTTCATGGATGCTGATAACAAGTTTGTGAGGATGCACAGTGTTGTTCGTGAAGTTGCCAGAGCAATTGCATCCAAGGATCCTCATCCATTTGTAGTCAGAGAAGATGTTGGATTGGAAGAATGGTCAGAGACTGATGAATCCAAAAGGTGTGCTTTCATCTCTTTGCATTGCAAAGCTGTGCATGACCTTCCTCAAGAGTTGGTATGGCCGGaacttcaattttttctattgCAGAACAACAATCCTCTCTTGAATATCCCGAACACATTTTTCGAAGGGATGAAAAAACTCAAAGTTTTGGATTTGTCCCGTATGCATTTTACAACACTACCATCATCACTTGATTCCCTTGCAAATCTCCGAACATTGCGTCTGGATAGGTGCGAGTTGGGAGACATTGCTCTAATTGGAAAGCTAACGAAACTAGAAGTTCTTAGCTTGAAGTGTTCTACAATCCAACAATTGCCTAATGAAATGTCGCGATTGACCAATCTAAGACTCTTGGATTTGAATCATTGCCAGAAGCTTGAAGTAATTCCACGAAATATCTTATCAAGTTTGTCTCGATTAGAATGTTTGTACATGAAATCTAGGTTTACTCAATGGGCAACTGAAGGTGAAAGCAATGCTTGCTTATCCGAGCTAAATCATTTGTCTCATTTGACAACTTTAGAGATATATATACCAGATGCCAAGTTGCTACCAAAAGACATTCTATTTGAGAAATTGACAAGATATAGGATATTTATAGGTACTCGGGGGTGGTTGAGAACCAAAAGAGCATTGAAGCTTTGGAAAGTCAATAGAAGCTTACATTTGGGGGATGGAATGAGCAAGTTGTTGGAGAGAAGTGAAGAACTAGGGTTCAGTCAATTAAGTGGTACTAAATATGTTCTTCACCCATCAGATAGGGAGAGTTTCCTTGAACTAAAGCATCTCGAAGTTGGTGATAGTCCTGAGATTCAATACATCATGGATTCAAAGAATCAACAGTTGTTGCAACATGGTGCCTTTCCTCTATTGAAGTCATTGATTCTTCAGAATTTGAAAAACTTCGAAGAAGTATGGCATGGCCCAATTCCAATAGGGTCTTTTGGTAacttaaaaactctaaaagtgCGTTTTTGTCCTAAATTGAAATTTCTCCTTTTGCTCTCCACGGCTAGAGGCCTTTCCCAACTTGAAGAAATGACGATAGAATACTGCGATGCCATGCAACAAATAATCGCATATGAAAGGGAGTCAGAAATAAAAGAAGATGGACATGCTGGGACCAACTTGCAACTATTCCCAAAATTGCGAACCTTGATTCTCCATGATCTACCACAGCTCATCAACTTCAGTTCCGAGTTAGAAACAACATCTTCCACATCTTTGAGTACAAATGCAAGGTCGGAAAACTCATTTTTCAGTCATAAG gtacACTGGATTTCCTTTTATGTTCTGCTCTATTTGAGATGA